The following are from one region of the Syngnathus typhle isolate RoL2023-S1 ecotype Sweden linkage group LG22, RoL_Styp_1.0, whole genome shotgun sequence genome:
- the si:ch211-225h24.2 gene encoding uncharacterized protein si:ch211-225h24.2 isoform X1, whose translation MSIHHLLSCRCSSISHFEAIAVDLTKTNRTDLCHQQRPSLGVAKDKDVEGEEEGEAITHVSKEAKVKMMSKKDRKDKKMLSSKDDKHFLLTGEKLAERPGCHKKEKCEKPDKALCFWESVTMTTMRHISPAKKTDGRETSQARDHGAAPNGRSPSRSPACAKVRWTSRAKVRLAGMGRLPRKSLSDAAWQGLD comes from the exons ATGTCCATCCATCATTTGCTCTCCTGCAGATGTTCCAGCATAAGCCACTTTGAAGCCATTGCGGTGgatttgacaaaaacaaacaggacGGACCTTTGTCATCAGCAGAGACCCTCGCTCGGTGTTGCGAAG GACAAAGACGTGGAAGGAGAGGAAGAGGGGGAAGCCATCACGCACGTATCCAAG GAGGCCAAGGTGAAGATGATGTCCAAAAAAGACAGGAAGGATAAGAAGATGTTGTCCTCCAAAGACGACAAACACTTTTTGCTGACCGGAGAGAAGCTGGCGGAGCGCCCGGG GTGTCACAAGAAAGAGAAATGCGAGAAGCCCGACAAAGCGCTTTGCTTCTGGGAAAGCGTCACCATGACCACCATGAGACACATCTCCCCCGCCAAAAAGACGGACGGGCGGGAGACATCCCAAGCGCGGGACCACGGCGCCGCCCCAAACGGACGCTCGCCCTCTCGGAGCCCCGCCTGCGCCAAAGTCAGGTGGACGTCGCGCGCCAAAGTCAGGCTGGCCGGAATGGGCAGGTTGCCCAGGAAGAGTCTGTCGGACGCCGCCTGGCAAGGCCTGGACTAG
- the si:ch211-225h24.2 gene encoding uncharacterized protein si:ch211-225h24.2 isoform X2 has translation MFRRSKSKALVEEAPEEDDDDDDMSWHFRHCYKDKDVEGEEEGEAITHVSKEAKVKMMSKKDRKDKKMLSSKDDKHFLLTGEKLAERPGCHKKEKCEKPDKALCFWESVTMTTMRHISPAKKTDGRETSQARDHGAAPNGRSPSRSPACAKVRWTSRAKVRLAGMGRLPRKSLSDAAWQGLD, from the exons ATGTTCCGGAGAAGCAAGAGCAAAGCGTTGGTGGAAGAGGCgccggaggaggacgacgacgacgacgacatgtCTTGGCACTTCCGTCACTGCTACAAG GACAAAGACGTGGAAGGAGAGGAAGAGGGGGAAGCCATCACGCACGTATCCAAG GAGGCCAAGGTGAAGATGATGTCCAAAAAAGACAGGAAGGATAAGAAGATGTTGTCCTCCAAAGACGACAAACACTTTTTGCTGACCGGAGAGAAGCTGGCGGAGCGCCCGGG GTGTCACAAGAAAGAGAAATGCGAGAAGCCCGACAAAGCGCTTTGCTTCTGGGAAAGCGTCACCATGACCACCATGAGACACATCTCCCCCGCCAAAAAGACGGACGGGCGGGAGACATCCCAAGCGCGGGACCACGGCGCCGCCCCAAACGGACGCTCGCCCTCTCGGAGCCCCGCCTGCGCCAAAGTCAGGTGGACGTCGCGCGCCAAAGTCAGGCTGGCCGGAATGGGCAGGTTGCCCAGGAAGAGTCTGTCGGACGCCGCCTGGCAAGGCCTGGACTAG
- the fbxo25 gene encoding F-box only protein 25: MPFLGKDWRSPGWSWTKTEHGWKRIIFYGHDMDDIHREIEFPCGDGDEEFAQGVCQLASLKKRKDLYNHKTKSQFVFRDKWIYVQKDSTKERHGYCTLGEALNRLDFSSAVHDLRRFNYVAKLFQLIARSQLTCLSGAAQKNYFNILEKIVRKVVEEHYNPRLVKELLQDLSAALRKLTLHVGRCVLVGNVDVWLRRLDNILRWQRQLDDLHIPKQMCSGVSFSDLPLYTHNKILYNLSDACDIINLGQATPTLHVLSEDRTLWKRLCHFHFSDKPHLSRHSLLTKNDGGVDWKLMYFTLHKRYPVKEQYGDTLHFCRHCSVLFWKDCGHPCTANDPDGCLLPISPQHFIDLFRF, translated from the exons CTTGGGCAAGGACTGGAGGTCACCAGGATGGAGCTGGACCAAAACGGAACACGGCTGGAAGAGGATCATCTTCTACGGCCACGACATGGACGACATCCACCGGGAGATTGA ATTCCCCTGCGGTGACGGAGACGAGGAGTTTGCGCAAGGCGTTTGCCAGTTGGCCAGCTTGAAGAAGAGAAAGGACTTGTACAACCACAAGACCAAGTCTCAGT TTGTTTTCAGGGACAAGTGGATCTACGTGCAGAAAGACAGCACAAAAGAG CGTCACGGCTATTGCACTCTGGGAGAGGCGCTGAACCGCCTGGACTTTTCCAGCGCCGTCCACGACTTAAGGAGGTTCAACTACGTGGCtaag CTTTTCCAGCTGATAGCCAGATCCCAGCTGACCTGCCTGAGCGGGGCAGCCCAGAAGAACTACTTCAACATTTTGGAGAAGATCGTTCGAAAGG TGGTGGAGGAGCACTACAATCCGCGGCTGGTCAAGGAGCTGCTGCAGGACCTGAGCGCCGCGCTGCGCAAGCTGACGCTGCACGTGGGCCGATGCGTGCTGGTGGGCAACGTGGACGTCTGGCTCCGTCGACTAGACAACATTCTTAGGTGGCAGCGGCAGCTCGATGACTTGCACATCCCCAAG CAAATGTGCTCGGGCGTGTCCTTCAGCGACCTGCCGCTGTACACGCACAACAAGATCCTGTACAACCTCTCGGACGCCTGCGACATCATCAACCTGGGACAGGCCACGCCCACGCTGCACGTGCTCAGCGAGGACCGCACGCTGTGGAAGCGGCTGTGCCATTTCCACTTCTCGGACAAGCCG CACCTCTCTCGGCATTCGCTCCTCACCAAGAACGACGGCGGCGTCGACTGGAAGCTGATGTACTTCACCCTGCACAAGCGTTACCCCGTCAAGGAGCAGTACGGCGACACCTTGCACTTCTGCAGGCACTGCAGCGTCCTCTTCTGGAAG GACTGCGGCCACCCGTGCACGGCCAACGACCCCGACGGCTGCCTGCTGCCCATCTCGCCGCAACACTTCATCGACCTCTTTCGCTTCTAG